The following nucleotide sequence is from Calditerricola satsumensis.
GAATCGGGCTGATGGGTGAAGACCACCGCGACAATTTTGTCCGGATCCACCGGGATACCGGGCAACCCGATGCGATCGGACGGGTTGACGAGGGGAATCGGCTTCCGCGCGCCGCGTTCGCCGACTTCATACACGTCGTGAATGCCGTAAAGCGCCCGCGGCTGTGCAGTGTTAATCTCGAGAATCACATGTCGCGCCCGCTGGACGAAAAGCGACGTATTCCCCACCGACGTCGTCGGGATGACGAGGCCCTCCTCCGTAACGGCCAACGCCTCAACAATCGCCACATCAATCGGGGGGAGCACGCCTTCGCGGATCCACTCGGCAGTATGGGACAAATGCTGATCGATGTAGAGAATTTCGCCGCGGTTTATCTTTTGCCGCATCACATCGTCGCTCTGGTACGGCAGACGCCGCCGCACGATGCCGGCTTCCGCCAGTACGCGATCCACGTCGGATCCGAGGGATGCCCCGGTGATGATGTTGAGTTTGAGCGGCTCCTGTTTCGCGCGGTTGGCCAACGCAAACGGCACCGCCTTGGGCTCTCCCGCGCGCGTAAAACCGCTTAAGCCGACCGTCATTCCATCTTCGATCCACGAAGCCGCTTCTTCCGCCGTGGTGATGCGCTCATGAAGGCGGGAATCGCCAAGAAGCGCTTTCATTTCCTCGTTTGCCAACACGCTATCCCCTTCCCCTTTCATATTGTCTTCAATTTCTTAACCTTAGCAAAGGAAGGGTGGGCCATCGATAGGTTTTGCACCAAATGGCTATTTTTATACCCCAACGGTCATTTGCGCAACATTAGCCGGCTTCCGCACGTATGACCGCGCCGGCCACCGGGGGCAGTGCTCGTGAAGCTAAAATCCAAGCCGCCGGCGCAGCAGCGGCGCATACGATCGGCTCACGTACAGGCGCGAACCGTCAGACATCACGATCCGGAAGGTGGAATGCGAATCGGGATGGATTTCCGTGATCCGGTGCACGTTGACGATATACGCCCGATGAATGCGAGCAAAACGATCCGGCGGCAGGGATTTCTCTATCGTCGAAAGCGGAGCCCGGTGAAGACCTTGAGCGCCGGTTGCTTGAATGAACGTCTTGCGGTTTTGCGCTTCTAAGTAAATGATGTCCTCCACGGCAATCGGGACCCAGCGTTCACGGTCCCATACGGTTAAGAACGAGGCAGTTGGCGGGAAAGGCGCCTGGGAAGCAAACGACTGGGGGAAAATAAGGGTGACCACGCCTTTCATACGCCCGGTCTCTTTGATCGGGACCGATAGGCCGAAATACGCAACACCAAACAGGCATTCATCTCGCCATTCTGCCACCTCACGTTCTAAGCGCAGCGCCTTATCGGTCACCGATCCGGGTTTGATCGGGTCGCCCGGACGGATTTTCAGGTCAATCAGCGGACTCGGCCGGTAGTACACATACCGTTGCGCGTCGGCGACAACGACCGAAGGCGAGAACGTCAACCACGCCGCTCGCTCGTCCATGTGCCCCTCACCTTCCTGCGCCGAATCTGTCCCGTTCACCCGCTTCCGGTCCATTCCGCGGTCAAACGCGGAGAAGCCATTGATGCCACAGCGGCGCATCGCCGATAATCGGGGAGGGAGCCCTTTCAATCCCCTTCCCTTTTATTCTAGCTGAGGCGCGATTCGAAATGGTTCGCTGATTTTCGGCCCGTGGGTGCAGGAGGGATGATCCCATGTCCGAACGATGGCTGGCCTTTTCCGACGAAGTGCAAGCGGCCCGAGAAGCCGGGAAACCGCTGGTCGCACTGGAATCCACCATTATTTCGCATGGCATGCCCTATCCACAAAACCTGGAAACAGCCCGCGCCGTCGAGCGCATCATCCGGGAACGCGGGGCCGTGCCGGCAACCATTGCGATTGTCGACGGCAAGATCAAGATCGGGCTCAGCGCCAGCGAGCTGGAAGCGCTCGCCACGCGGTCCGACGTGCTCAAGGTGAGCCGGCGGGACATCCCCTACGCGCTGACCCAGCGCAAAATGGGGGCCACCACCGTCTCCGCCACCATGATCGCCGCCCGCCTCGCCGGCATTGCCGTTTTCGTCACCGGCGGCATTGGCGGCGTGCACCGCGACGTGAACGAAACACTAGACATCTCCGCCGACCTGACGGAATTGGCCCAGACCAACGTGGCCGTCGTCTGCGCGGGGGCCAAGGCGATCCTCGACATCGGGCGGACCCTCGAATACCTCGAAACCCACGGCGTGCCGGTGGTGGGGTACCAGACCGACGAATTCCCCGCCTTCTACACGCGCAGGAGCGGCTTTCGCGTCGACTACCGGCTCGATACGCCGCAGGAGGTGGCGGCGCTGCTCAAAACCAAGTGGGAACTGGGGCTCGACGGCGGCGTCGTCGTGGCCAACCCCATCCCCGAGGAAGACGCATTGGACGAAGCGGCGGTGCACCAGGCCATCGAGACCGCGCTGGCGGAAGCCAAGGCGCAGAACATCCGCGGCAAGGCCGTCACGCCCTTTTTGCTCCGCCGCGTCAAGGAGCTGACCGGCGGCGCCAGCCTGAAGGCCAACATCGCCCTGGTCCAGCACAACGCGCGGGTGGGGGCGGAGATCGCGGCGGCGTATGCTGAGCTTTGCCGCAACGCGTTGTAATCGCTGTGGATCATGAAAAACAAGGCCGAAGGTTGGTAGAGCCACCAACCTTCGGCCTTACCTGTTTTCGCGGGCCCGCTCTTCGCACCAGGTTCCGCCGGCGGCTCCCGTCGTGGCCTGCGCCGGTGCAAAGAGCCGTTCGGCCACCTGGGCCAAGGCCTCCGGTCCGTCAATGTCGCGCGGCAGGAGGGGCAGGGTGATGCGCTCCTTGTTGGCGAAACGGCGGGCGATCTCCGCCAGGTACTTCGCCTCCTGGGCCCGGCGCGCGGCAAGAAACGCGCTGCCGTCCCCCGGCGGAAGGAGACGGTTGACGATAACCGTGGGGCAGGGGATGCCCTGTCCTTCGAGGACGGCGATGGCCTTGGCCGTCTCGTGGATGGGCAGCTTCTCGGGCACGAGCACGAAGACGAAGGCCGTTTGCTCCGGATCGAGGAAGATGGCGCGCACCTCTGCGAAGGCCTCTCGGCGGGCCGCCAATGCCTCGGCCACCGGATCGGGTGCCGGTTCGCCTCCGTCGAAGAGCAGCCGGTGATGCAGCGCCGTCACCTCCTTCCGGCGACGGAGGAGGCCGTCGATCCATGCCCCCAGGACTTCGGGAAGAGACAAGAGGCGCAGCGTGTGCCCGGTCGGTGCGGTGTCAAATACCACAAGGTCATAGGCCCCGGGGGCGCGCCGGACGATGTCCACTATGCCATCGAACAGCGCCGCCTCGGCGGTGCCGGGTGACTGGCGGGTCAACTCGAGGTGTCGCTCCACCGACGCGCTCATCCGTCCCCCCAGGAGGCGGCGGAGATTCTCCTTCACCTGGCGCAGGTAGCGGTCAACTTCCCGCTGGGCGTCGATTTCCAGCGCCCATAAGCCTTCGGCGATCTCCCGCTCTTCGCCCCCGATCGCGCAGCCGAAGAGGTCGCCGAGGTTATGGGCCGGATCGGTGGAGACCAGCAGGGTGCGCTTTCCCGCACGAGCGGCGCCCCAGGCAAAGGCGGCGGCGCACGTCGTCTTGCCGACCCCGCCTTTGCCCCCGAAAAAGACAAGGCGTCGGTGGATATGGCGCTCCATCGCCCCTCTCCTTTCCGATATCGTCGTCCAGCGTCAGCAGCAGCGGATCCCCTCGAGCGGGGAGCGCTCCATTCCCATCCGCCGGTGCCACTCGTGAAAGCGTTCGTGCAGGTGGGGCAGCAGTTCCAGCGTGTAGTACGACACGGGGTTGGGGATCCCGTACAGTTCGGAAAACACGAGCAGCAGAAACAGGTCCTCGGCGTCGTCGTGCGCTCGTTTCACGGCCGACCGATACCGGACATAGAAGAACTCGTCATACAGGTCCATCAGCCGGCTCCACACGCGTCGGAAATGGCCCAGGCGTGACATCGGGATCCCCCCTCCCCAACCTTGGTCTTTTGGTGCCGACGTCACAAGGAAGCCGTATGGTCGCCCGGTGGCGTGTGTTGCTTGCGGAAGGCGTTGACCGCCTCAAGGATCATCCACAGGGCAAGAACAAAGATCGCCGATCCGATCGTGTACAGGAGCACCTTGTTTTGCGCGAAGTAGGTCTGGATGTTCAGCACCATCGCCCACAGCGTCATGGCGAAGACAAACACCATCGGCACGAGGGTCGGCAGGTAGTTGCGGCCGAGCCGCTTCAGCCACACCGTGATGACCAGCAGCGACAGCCCCGCGAGAAGCTGGTTCGTCGTCCCAAAGAGGGGCCAGAAGACGTACCCGCCGGAACCGATCCCCTTCCCCCCGTCGGTGGAGAAGACGAGGTACAGGCTCACCAGCACGCCGACCGTGGCGGCGACGTTTCCGTTCTGCAGGAGCCGAATCTTGTAATCGTTGCCCAATTCGACGAGGATATAGCGCAGCAGGCGGAATGACGTATCCAGCGACGTGGCCGCGAAGCTGATGATGAGGACGGAAATGAAGATGGCCCCGATATCCCTCGGAATGCCCACCGCCTCCGCCAGCTGTGACGCGCCGAGGACGAAGGCGCTGAGCGCACCGTCACCCGCCTTCTGGAAGGTGGCGTAGTGGGCCTGCCAGTCGTCCAGCGTGGCAAAAGCCGTGGCGCAGGCAATGACGGACAGCAGGCCCAGGGCCCCCTCGCCGATCGCGCCGAAGTAGCCAACATAGCGCGCGTCCGTCTCCTTGTCGAGCTGTTTGGACGATGTTCCCGACGCGACGAGGCCGTGGAACCCGGAGATCGCCCCGCACGCGATGGTGATGAACAACAGGGGGAAGAGCGGGGGCGATCCCTCCGGGAGGTTGGTGTTCACCGCCGGCGCCGTCACGTCCGGCTGGAGGATGAACAGCCCGAGGTACAGGACGATCAGGCCAAGAAAAAGCTGGTGCGAGTTGATGTAATCACGCGGCTGCAGCAGAACCCACACCGGGAGGACGGAGGAAATGAGGCCATAGACCATCAACACGACAATCCAGAAAACGAAGGCGTTGTCCTGCCCCACCCAGCCGCGGACATCGATCGGCACCTTGTAGCCGACCCAAATGAAGGCATACATAATGGCCAGGGCGATCAGCGAGGGCACAAGCAAGCGCCCTCGGCGTTTGTACACCCAAAGCCCGATGAGAACCGCAAGCGGGATCTCAATGAAGATCGGCAGCACGCTGCCCGGGAAGTTGATGAACAGGTTGGCGATGATCCACGCGAAAACGGCGTTGACCATCAGAATAAGGAAGAGGATGATGAGCAGAAACATCGTCTTGGCCCGCGGGCCAAGAATTTTGGTGGTGATCGTGCCGATCGACTGCCCTTTGTGCCGGTTGGAGAGGACCAGCGTCCCAAAGTCGTGCACGCCCGCAGCAAAAACGGTTCCAAGCACCACCCACAAGAAGCCGGGCAGCCACCCCCAAAACATGGCAATCGCCGGCCCGAGGATGGGCGACGCCCCGGCGATCGAACTGAAATGGTGCCCCCACAAGACATGTTTGTTGGTGGGCACGTAGTCCACGCCGTCAAAATACCGGTGCGCCGGGGTCACGTAATTCGGGTCGAGCCGGAAGATGCGCTCGGCGATCAACGTGGAATAGTACCGGTACCCGAGATAAAACATGAGAAAGCCGATCAGCACCAGGACGATTGCGTTCAATCCCCCATCCCCCTTTATCCGTCATTTCCATTTCATTTTAATGTTCTGTTTTTTGCGTCAATCATTATATCACGGGGCCCGTTCTCCGCCAAGCTCATCTCTTCAACGCGAGGCCGGCGTCTTCGTCATTGGGCCAACGTTCCCTCCCCCGTCCTCGGGGGACGTCACATTTTTAGAAAGGAATTGTCACCATGTTGTAAGCAATGCCTGTTAAACATTGTTTAACTTCCTCGTTCCATGGGGAGAATTCTTGGTGGGCCTGGGGTTGATCCTCGGATGCCTGACCACTGCGGCCATCTTCTTTGGAATGGTCATGAACTTTGCCTTTATGTTCAGCGGGACCACCAGCATCAACCCCCAAATGGTCCTCTTGAGCATCTTTGTCATCGTGGCAGGCGCAAACGCCGGCAAAATCGGGCTTGATTACGTTGTCTTGCCTTATGTGAAAAAGATCGGATCGAAACTCTTCACAAAATCGAAGGGGGCTGTTGGCGTCTGACCCAAAGGCACCTCCAGCCCCCATCGAATGAGGAATCGCCGCGGCGGGGAGATCCGGGCCCCGATCCCCGTCGGCTTTTTCTTTGCTCCATGGGAGCGCGAGAACCCGTTACGTCCACGCAATGCGGGTTCCGACCTTTTGCTCCAGAGCCAGCCGATACACCCCATGCGCCACCACCACGTCCAGAAACGCCACGCCCACCGACTTGAACAGGGTGATTTCCTCATCGGATTCCCGCCCCGGCTTCTCCCTGGCGACGATTTCCGCGAGCTCCGCATAGATGCGGTCCGGGCTCCATTTTCCCTGTCTCATCGGCACGAGAAAATCCCCCGCCTCGCTGAGGACCCCTTCCCGCGTGTCCACCACGATCTTGTGGCTAGCGTGAAGCGTCGCCACGTCGATTTCCTGCATATGCGGAAGATAGGATCCGATCGCGTTGATGTGCGTACCGGGTTTCAGCCGGGTGCCGTCAAACAGGGGAGCGGTTGCACGTGTGCTGCAAATCACGATGTCCGCCTGGGCGACGGCATCATCCGCCCGATCGACGACCACCACATCCCCCTCCCATTGGCCGCGAAGGGTTTCCCGAAGGGCCTCCGCTCTCTCCCGGGTCCGGTTGTACAACAGGATGCGCTCAATCGGCCGGACCTCGAGAACGGCCTGGATCTGTCCGATCGCCTGGGCCCCACACCCCAGCACCGCGCAGGTGCGCGCGTCATGGCGGGCCATGTACTTGGTGGCAATGCCGCTGGCCGCTCCGGTGCGCAGCATGGTCAGGTAGGCCGCATCCAGAAGCGCCACGGGGTCTCCCGTTTCCCCGTCCGTCAACAGCACCACCCCCTGGATCGCCGGCCGTCCCTGCTCCGGGTTATGGGGAAACACGCTCACCACCTTCACGCCGGCCTGTCGAACCGCTCCGACGTACGAGGGCATGTTCAGGACATGGGCATCGACTGCCCCGACCGGAAGCGCCGTTCGCACCGGCGTGACGGTGTTTCCTTCGCGGTGGTAGCGAAACGCCCGCTCCACGTCCTCCAGACAGCGTTTCATCGAATACAACTGGCGAATCTCCCGCTCCGTTATGATCAGCAAGGGACCCTCTCCTTTCACCAAGAAGGTCGCGCGAGAAATCGAGAACACCAACATTGCACAAGGGCCGAAAAACGGTCTGGCGCTTCATGCGATTCGGCACCATCCAATCAGGCGGATTCCACAGAACGGAGGTCGACGTTCTTGGTCTCGCGCACCGACAGGATCGCCACCAGCGAGATCAGGCCCGTGATCATCATGTAAACGGCAACCGGGACCCACGAACCGTGAAAGGCTTTCAAGAGTGGTGGCGACAAGCGGCGCCGTCCCTCCCGCCAGTGCGGCACCAAGCTGGTAGCCGATCGTCACCCCGGTGTATCGCACATGGGTGATGAACACCTCAGAGAAAAGCGTGCCAAGCACGGCGGTTACCGGGGCCCAAAAGATGCCGAGCCCGATCACCGTCGCCAGGATGAGCATGGCTGGCGATTTTGTGTTCAACAGGAGGAAATACGGGAAGGCAAACGCCGTCAGCGCAACCGTGCCGGCGATGTACAGCGGTTTGCGGCCAAACCGATCCGCCAGCACGCCCATATACGGAATGGCCAATGTCGTCACCAGCGTGGCAAGGGAAACGGCGTTGAGCGCCGTGGTCCGGTCAAACCCCAGGTGTTGCGTCGCGTACCCAATGACAAAGGTGGAAAAGATGTAGAACGGCGCCGTTTCCACCACTTTTGCCCCCACCGCCACCA
It contains:
- a CDS encoding LytTR family DNA-binding domain-containing protein, with the protein product MDERAAWLTFSPSVVVADAQRYVYYRPSPLIDLKIRPGDPIKPGSVTDKALRLEREVAEWRDECLFGVAYFGLSVPIKETGRMKGVVTLIFPQSFASQAPFPPTASFLTVWDRERWVPIAVEDIIYLEAQNRKTFIQATGAQGLHRAPLSTIEKSLPPDRFARIHRAYIVNVHRITEIHPDSHSTFRIVMSDGSRLYVSRSYAPLLRRRLGF
- a CDS encoding pseudouridine-5'-phosphate glycosidase is translated as MSERWLAFSDEVQAAREAGKPLVALESTIISHGMPYPQNLETARAVERIIRERGAVPATIAIVDGKIKIGLSASELEALATRSDVLKVSRRDIPYALTQRKMGATTVSATMIAARLAGIAVFVTGGIGGVHRDVNETLDISADLTELAQTNVAVVCAGAKAILDIGRTLEYLETHGVPVVGYQTDEFPAFYTRRSGFRVDYRLDTPQEVAALLKTKWELGLDGGVVVANPIPEEDALDEAAVHQAIETALAEAKAQNIRGKAVTPFLLRRVKELTGGASLKANIALVQHNARVGAEIAAAYAELCRNAL
- a CDS encoding ArsA family ATPase; the encoded protein is MERHIHRRLVFFGGKGGVGKTTCAAAFAWGAARAGKRTLLVSTDPAHNLGDLFGCAIGGEEREIAEGLWALEIDAQREVDRYLRQVKENLRRLLGGRMSASVERHLELTRQSPGTAEAALFDGIVDIVRRAPGAYDLVVFDTAPTGHTLRLLSLPEVLGAWIDGLLRRRKEVTALHHRLLFDGGEPAPDPVAEALAARREAFAEVRAIFLDPEQTAFVFVLVPEKLPIHETAKAIAVLEGQGIPCPTVIVNRLLPPGDGSAFLAARRAQEAKYLAEIARRFANKERITLPLLPRDIDGPEALAQVAERLFAPAQATTGAAGGTWCEERARENR
- a CDS encoding cory-CC-star protein, with amino-acid sequence MSRLGHFRRVWSRLMDLYDEFFYVRYRSAVKRAHDDAEDLFLLLVFSELYGIPNPVSYYTLELLPHLHERFHEWHRRMGMERSPLEGIRCC
- a CDS encoding carbon starvation CstA family protein yields the protein MNAIVLVLIGFLMFYLGYRYYSTLIAERIFRLDPNYVTPAHRYFDGVDYVPTNKHVLWGHHFSSIAGASPILGPAIAMFWGWLPGFLWVVLGTVFAAGVHDFGTLVLSNRHKGQSIGTITTKILGPRAKTMFLLIILFLILMVNAVFAWIIANLFINFPGSVLPIFIEIPLAVLIGLWVYKRRGRLLVPSLIALAIMYAFIWVGYKVPIDVRGWVGQDNAFVFWIVVLMVYGLISSVLPVWVLLQPRDYINSHQLFLGLIVLYLGLFILQPDVTAPAVNTNLPEGSPPLFPLLFITIACGAISGFHGLVASGTSSKQLDKETDARYVGYFGAIGEGALGLLSVIACATAFATLDDWQAHYATFQKAGDGALSAFVLGASQLAEAVGIPRDIGAIFISVLIISFAATSLDTSFRLLRYILVELGNDYKIRLLQNGNVAATVGVLVSLYLVFSTDGGKGIGSGGYVFWPLFGTTNQLLAGLSLLVITVWLKRLGRNYLPTLVPMVFVFAMTLWAMVLNIQTYFAQNKVLLYTIGSAIFVLALWMILEAVNAFRKQHTPPGDHTASL
- a CDS encoding ornithine cyclodeaminase family protein; the encoded protein is MLIITEREIRQLYSMKRCLEDVERAFRYHREGNTVTPVRTALPVGAVDAHVLNMPSYVGAVRQAGVKVVSVFPHNPEQGRPAIQGVVLLTDGETGDPVALLDAAYLTMLRTGAASGIATKYMARHDARTCAVLGCGAQAIGQIQAVLEVRPIERILLYNRTRERAEALRETLRGQWEGDVVVVDRADDAVAQADIVICSTRATAPLFDGTRLKPGTHINAIGSYLPHMQEIDVATLHASHKIVVDTREGVLSEAGDFLVPMRQGKWSPDRIYAELAEIVAREKPGRESDEEITLFKSVGVAFLDVVVAHGVYRLALEQKVGTRIAWT